Proteins from a single region of Euleptes europaea isolate rEulEur1 chromosome 21, rEulEur1.hap1, whole genome shotgun sequence:
- the BHLHA15 gene encoding class A basic helix-loop-helix protein 15: MKAKSKGAKRRHAVQEDAACQEPAQKRDELLKCSRRREKRNKESAKSAARSTKLPWSSKDRRLRRLESNERERQRMHNLNNAFQALREVIPHVRAENKLSKIETLTLAKNYIKSLTSTILRMSNGHLPPAVDGSSSGSRSKLYEHYQQQCGEEESTEQFQKYSTQIHSFRQGS; this comes from the coding sequence ATGAAGGCCAAAAGCAAAGGAGCCAAACGCCGGCACGCGGTCCAGGAGGATGCTGCTTGCCAAGAGCCAGCCCAGAAGAGAGACGAGCTTCTGAAATGTTCGCGGCGCCGGGAGAAGAGGAACAAAGAGAGCGCCAAGAGTGCCGCGCGGTCCACAAAGCTTCCCTGGAGCAGTAAAGACAGGCGGCTGCGACGCCTAGAGAGCAACGAGCGAGAGCGCCAGCGCATGCACAACCTCAACAACGCTTTCCAGGCCTTGCGGGAAGTTATCCCGCACGTCCGGGCGGAGAACAAGCTGTCCAAAATTGAGACCCTCACCTTGGCCAAAAACTACATCAAATCTCTCACCTCGACGATTCTCAGGATGTCAAACGGGCACCTCCCTCCTGCAGTCGACGGGTCCAGTTCTGGCAGCCGATCCAAACTCTATGAACATTATCAGCAGCAGTGCGGGGAGGAGGAGTCGACTGAGCAGTTTCAGAAGTACTCGACCCAGATCCACAGCTTCCGGCAAGGCAGCTAA